Proteins from one Rosa chinensis cultivar Old Blush chromosome 7, RchiOBHm-V2, whole genome shotgun sequence genomic window:
- the LOC112177714 gene encoding uncharacterized protein LOC112177714: MDITTGDGNGWIFISDKRKGLLPACEVVVPLAEHRLCVRHLWINFNKLFPGKVFKDQVWAIAKATTMAYYTKELVLMKQMDPKAYDWLTYPLRPPKHWSRAHFGTTLKCDVLNNLCESFNAFILPARSKPVISCFEDIRVKMMKRIAIRRDKMSKVVDPICTKPRELLEKNKIKSTTDCIPYGSSSPQIEVESFGGSKHVVDRTRRTCACRRWDFTGIPCKHVIAAINFMRQTPEDYVDPCYLTKTYMAVYSNIVKPVNGMDLWIPSGEPQILPPQYNRQLGRPRTKRIKDASENESKGPKLGKVQKSLRCGNYGILGHNVKTYHRHISPKEKAAKKRKLNKGEASTTQTQTQKKRD, translated from the exons atggataTCACAACAGGAGATGGCAATGGTTGGATTTTCATATCAGACAAACGAAAGGGACTACTTCCTGCATGTGAAGTTGTGGTGCCTCTTGCAGAACATAGGTTATGTGTTAGACACTTGTGGATCAATTTCAATAAGTTGTTTCCTGGGAAAGTTTTCAAGGATCAGGTCTGGGCAATTGCCAAAGCAACAACCATGGCCTACTACACCAAAGAGCTGGTTTTGATGAAGCAAATGGACCCCAAAGCTTATGATTGGTTAACAT ATCCTTTGAGGCCCCCAAAGCATTGGTCTAGAGCTCACTTTGGCACCACCCTGAAATGTGATGTTCTTAATAAtttgtgtgaaagtttcaaTGCTTTCATTTTACCTGCTAGAAGCAAGCCTGTGATTTCATGCTTTGAAGATATTAGGGtcaagatgatgaagaggattgcaatcaGAAGAGACAAGATGAGCAAAGTTGTGGACCCTATCTGTACCAAGCCTAGAGAACTCCTAGAGAAGAACAAGATTAAATCTACAACTGATTGCATACCATATGGCTCTAGCAGCCCCCAGATTGAGGTAGAAAGCTTTGGAGGATCCAAGCATGTGGTTGACCGGACCAGGAGGACATGTGCATGTAGGAGATGGGACTTCACAGGCATACCATGCAAGCATGTCATAGCTGCTATCAACTTCATGAGACAAACACCAGAAGACTATGTGGATccttgctacctcaccaagacCTACATGGCTGTCTACTCTAACATAGTAAAGCCAGTGAATGGAATGGACTTATGGATCCCTAGTGGTGAACCCCAAATCCTCCCACCTCAGTACAATAGGCAGCTTGGTAGGCCAAGAACCAAAAGGATTAAAGATGCATCTGAAAATGAGTCTAAGGGTCCAAAGCTTGGCAAGGTTCAAAAGAGTTTGAGGTGTGGCAACTATGGCATACTGGGTCACAATGTGAAGACCTATCATAGGCATATTTCCCCCAAGGAAAAAGCAGCTAAGAAGAGGAAACTGAACAAAGGAGAAGCATCAacaactcaaactcaaactcag AAAAAGAGGGATTAA